The Deinococcus sp. AJ005 genome includes a window with the following:
- a CDS encoding SDR family oxidoreductase: MPDRPKSEDFKNAQLLPYPAKQSEMDIQPQTELKEYRAADKLKGKIALITGADSGIGRAVALAFALEGALVAIVYNENDGDAQTTKQMVEERGGQCLVIKADVRGKAACLDAVQQTVDRYGGLNVLVNNAAYQAAQSSILDISEEQLRRTLETNLFGYVFMIQAALPHLKEGDAIVNSGSIVGETGNPILVDYTASKAGIHALTKSLALQFGELDNGVRINAVLPGPVWTPNIPGTMPLEEVQKFGHEVALGRPGQPEELAPAYVYLACQDSSFVTGSLLHVTGGKLSS, encoded by the coding sequence GTGCCCGACAGACCCAAATCCGAAGATTTCAAAAACGCCCAGCTTCTGCCCTATCCCGCCAAGCAGTCCGAGATGGACATTCAGCCGCAGACCGAGCTGAAAGAGTACAGGGCCGCCGACAAACTGAAGGGCAAGATTGCCCTGATTACTGGCGCAGATTCCGGCATTGGCCGCGCTGTGGCCCTGGCCTTCGCGCTTGAAGGCGCGCTGGTCGCCATCGTCTACAACGAGAACGATGGCGACGCACAGACCACCAAGCAGATGGTGGAGGAGCGCGGCGGCCAGTGCCTGGTGATCAAGGCCGACGTGCGGGGTAAGGCCGCGTGCCTGGACGCCGTGCAGCAAACTGTGGATAGATACGGCGGCCTGAACGTGCTGGTGAACAACGCCGCGTATCAGGCGGCGCAAAGCAGCATCCTGGACATCAGCGAGGAACAACTCCGGCGCACGCTGGAAACCAACCTGTTCGGCTATGTATTCATGATCCAGGCCGCGCTGCCGCACCTCAAGGAGGGCGACGCCATCGTCAACTCCGGCTCAATTGTCGGTGAGACAGGCAATCCCATCCTGGTGGACTACACCGCTTCCAAGGCTGGCATCCACGCGCTGACCAAGTCGCTGGCGCTGCAATTCGGTGAGCTGGACAACGGTGTCCGCATCAACGCGGTGCTGCCCGGTCCGGTCTGGACCCCGAATATCCCCGGCACCATGCCGCTGGAAGAGGTTCAGAAGTTCGGTCACGAGGTGGCACTGGGCCGTCCCGGACAGCCCGAGGAACTGGCCCCCGCCTACGTGTATCTGGCCTGCCAGGACAGCTCTTTCGTGACCGGTTCACTGCTGCATGTGACCGGCGGGAAGCTGTCTTCATGA